One stretch of Vulpes lagopus strain Blue_001 chromosome 12, ASM1834538v1, whole genome shotgun sequence DNA includes these proteins:
- the LOC121474024 gene encoding E3 ubiquitin/ISG15 ligase TRIM25-like, with protein MEKVSWPLQDHNPTLQPPPQAQLLMSNSSVRTFEDQVLCPICLEVFRNPVTTACGHNFCMTCLQGFWDYQATAGETLYCPQCRESFPSRPRLCKNVILEEMVTCFTQAKDQTLGSSQILAGPRDVPCDFCSPQKLKSVKSCLQCMASLCEKHLRSHFEDQVFQDHQLLEPVWDLKSRLCRKHRKLRRLYCRTEGCCVCGVCLLEEHKNHDTIPLEEERARKEVEVRKVQANVENQMLIINSDSQKHRGQVAFLSKLIQTTRDEVNTCFSEIIQEVKQLQMKVLDFVEKEEAAALGKLGSSIQQSHNRLLKLEGDSIWLRTLLANRSDQQFLQEFPRLKHFPACMEPLMGTNCEEKQTFLQLPETLAELRTRLMDVGLSFINQLLLKGIKMNSYEVLPPAVDRKILLKCYCNLNFDPTTASEELFLFKETHSVLNLGILLEPLGAGGPVPGFRQWPQVLCSRGLSEGCHYWEADVSNSWVCLGLTYRRSPALGGRPRRSTVYLLGRNPYSWCLEWDSLRFSVWHDNAQTVLHGGYHRTLGVALDCGAGCLSFYGVAGGLSLLYRFLGSFLEPLYPAVMVSSGASVTLKQRPEAEA; from the exons atggagaaagtttcat GGCCACTCCAGGACCACAACCCCACCttgcagccccctccccaagcccagcTCCTGATGAGTAACAGCAGTGTCCGCACATTCGAGGACCAGGTCCTCTGTCCCATTTGCCTGGAGGTGTTCCGTAACCCAGTCACCACCGCCTGCGGGCACAACTTCTGCATGACCTGCCTCCAAGGTTTCTGGGACTACCAGGCTACTGCGGGCGAGACCCTCTACTGCCCCCAGTGCCGAGAGAGCTTCCCATCCAGACCGCGCCTCTGCAAGAATGTCATCCTGGAGGAGATGGTGACCTGCTTCACCCAGGCCAAGGACCAGACCTTGGGGTCCTCACAGATCCTGGCCGGGCCTCGGGACGTGCCCTGCGACTTCTGTTCACCCCAAAAGCTCAAGTCAGTAAAGTCGTGTCTGCAGTGCATGGCCTCTCTGTGCGAGAAGCACCTGCGCAGTCACTTCGAGGACCAGGTGTTCCAGGACCACCAGCTGCTGGAGCCCGTGTGGGACCTCAAGAGCCGCCTGTGCCGGAAGCACCGCAAGCTGCGGCGGCTGTACTGTCGCACGGAAGGCTGCTGCGTGTGCGGGGTCTGTCTGCTGGAGGAGCACAAGAACCACGACACCATCCCCCTGGAGGAGGAGCGTGCCCGCAAGGAG GTGGAGGTTCGGAAGGTCCAGGCCAATGTGGAAAACCAGATGCTGATCATCAACTCTGATAGCCAGAAGCACCGAGGGCAGGTGGCCTTTCTCTCG AAATTGATCCAGACAACACGTGATGAGGTGAACACCTGCTTCTCAGAGATCATCCAGGAGGTCAAACAGCTGCAGATGAAGGTCTTGGATTTTGTGGAGAAAGAGGAGGCAGCCGCTCTGGGGAAGCTGGGCAGCTCCATCCAGCAGAGCCACAACCGGCTCCTGAAGCTGGAAGGGGACAGCATCTGGCTCCGCACCCTGCTTGCCAACAGGAGTGACCAGCAATTTCTACAG GAGTTCCCCAGGCTGAAGCACTTCCCTGCCTGCATGGAACCCCTGATGGGAACGAACTGTGAGGAGAAACAGACCTTCCTCCAGTTGCCAGAGACTCTGGCGGAGCTCCGGACCCGGCTGATGGACGTGGGTCTCAGCTTCATCAATCAGCTTCTCCTGAAGG GCATTAAGATGAACTCCTATGAGGTGCTGCCCCCAGCTGTGGACAGGAAAATACTTCTCAAAT gttaCTGCAACCTCAACTTTGACCCCACCACGGCCAGCGAGGAGCTGTTCCTGTTCAAGGAGACCCACTCGGTGCTGAACCTGGGCATCCTCCTGGAGCCCCTGGGCGCGGGCGGCCCCGTCCCGGGCTTCAGGCAGTGGCCGCAGGTGCTGTGCTCGCGCGGCCTGTCCGAGGGCTGCCACTACTGGGAGGCGGACGTGTCCAACTCGTGGGTGTGCCTGGGCCTCACCTACCGCCGCAGCCCCGCGCTCGGCGGCCGCCCGCGCCGCAGCACCGTCTACCTGCTGGGCCGCAACCCCTACTCGTGGTGCCTGGAGTGGGACTCGCTCAGGTTCTCCGTGTGGCACGACAACGCGCAGACGGTGCTGCACGGCGGCTACCACCGCACGCTCGGGGTGGCGCTCGACTGCGGCGCGGGCTGCCTGTCCTTCTACGGCGTGGCGGGCGGCCTGAGCCTGCTCTACCGCTTCCTCGGCTCCTTCCTGGAGCCGCTCTACCCCGCGGTCATGGTCAGCAGCGGCGCCTCGGTCACGCTCAAGCAGCGCCCCGAGGCGGAGGCCTAG